Proteins encoded by one window of Streptomyces clavuligerus:
- a CDS encoding RICIN domain-containing protein, whose product MSDQHKASGEPSARQAGSAAAPGTETVTAGPVGGTGSAPGTGGQVPAAGAGETAGAAGTTRSPASRDTGSGAVGGAGAQSGSAGASEAEDAGTGSAEAGDAATADAQAADAKPGDTRAEGTRSDGVNGAAGKADGVRAAGGARAWKGRRGIAAAAGPGGDGAAPDDDAPGRPGKPVLAGAAMVGAILVAIPLLVMAVGRDEEKKAVSTGAAENILRDEDDPAGAFVAEAAPSASSSRARATKEAEAAEERARSQRTEQAAPKPQADPGKTGSGKTDPGTAAAEPRDDKPTAARPRTGADPQKKRAGRRVAQSAPVRTPPLTRVLIKNNTNGTCVDIPGYSSGRPDTEVHHFTCNNTSGDNQLWNVEKRYNSAGPGGAPLYQIRNVMDSMCLDLPGNHGVGEATMVTEYPCNGTTGDNQLWWLDKQADGKYWIRNFASNNQCLDSYSNSETERQLLIWPCAPESQNNHEWIFTRS is encoded by the coding sequence ATGTCCGACCAGCACAAGGCATCGGGCGAGCCCTCCGCCCGGCAGGCCGGATCTGCTGCCGCGCCCGGGACCGAGACCGTCACCGCCGGTCCCGTGGGCGGTACCGGCTCGGCCCCGGGCACGGGCGGGCAGGTCCCGGCGGCCGGGGCCGGGGAAACGGCCGGGGCCGCCGGGACCACCCGGAGTCCGGCGTCCCGGGACACCGGGTCCGGTGCCGTCGGGGGCGCCGGGGCGCAGAGCGGGAGCGCCGGGGCGTCCGAGGCCGAGGACGCCGGAACGGGAAGCGCGGAGGCGGGTGACGCGGCGACCGCGGACGCGCAAGCCGCGGATGCGAAGCCCGGTGACACCCGGGCCGAGGGCACGAGGTCCGACGGTGTGAACGGCGCCGCTGGAAAGGCCGACGGAGTGCGGGCGGCGGGTGGCGCGCGGGCGTGGAAGGGCCGCCGGGGTATCGCCGCGGCTGCCGGGCCCGGCGGCGACGGGGCCGCACCCGACGACGACGCGCCGGGCCGCCCCGGCAAACCGGTACTGGCCGGTGCCGCCATGGTGGGCGCCATCCTGGTGGCTATCCCGCTGCTGGTCATGGCGGTCGGCAGGGACGAGGAGAAGAAGGCCGTCAGCACCGGGGCAGCCGAGAACATCCTGCGGGACGAGGACGACCCCGCGGGCGCCTTCGTCGCCGAGGCGGCGCCCTCGGCCTCCTCCTCACGGGCCAGGGCGACGAAGGAAGCGGAGGCCGCGGAGGAGAGGGCCCGGTCGCAGCGGACGGAGCAGGCCGCGCCGAAGCCGCAGGCGGACCCGGGGAAGACGGGCTCAGGGAAGACGGACCCGGGCACGGCGGCAGCTGAGCCCCGGGACGACAAGCCGACCGCGGCCCGGCCCCGCACCGGGGCCGACCCGCAGAAGAAGCGCGCGGGGCGGCGGGTGGCACAGTCCGCGCCGGTGCGCACCCCGCCGCTCACCCGGGTGCTGATCAAGAACAACACCAACGGCACCTGCGTGGACATCCCCGGCTACTCCAGCGGCCGGCCGGACACCGAGGTCCACCACTTCACCTGCAACAACACCAGCGGCGACAACCAGCTCTGGAATGTGGAGAAGCGCTACAACAGCGCCGGGCCCGGCGGGGCGCCGCTGTACCAGATCCGCAACGTCATGGACAGCATGTGCCTGGACCTGCCCGGCAACCACGGCGTCGGCGAGGCGACCATGGTCACGGAGTACCCCTGCAACGGCACCACCGGGGACAACCAGCTCTGGTGGCTCGACAAGCAGGCGGACGGGAAGTACTGGATTCGCAACTTCGCCAGCAACAACCAGTGCCTGGACTCCTACAGCAACAGCGAGACGGAGCGTCAGCTCCTCATCTGGCCCTGCGCGCCGGAGAGCCAGAACAACCACGAGTGGATCTTCACCCGCTCCTGA